The Elusimicrobiota bacterium sequence ACCGTTGGCGCCTAAAATCGCAATTTTTTCTCCCGGGTCTATCGCAAAGGACACCTGTTGCAGAGCGACCGGTCCCCCGGGATAGGAAAAATCAACCGCCTCCGCCTCGATCAGCGCCATTAATGAATTCCTCGCCAGAGCTGGACCATTCCAATCATCCAGAGGCAGACCCAGGTACCGTCCCATCCGGATAAACCTCTTCGTTCCAACAACACCACGCGTCCGGCATAGCCGCGCGACACCATCGCGCCATAAATTTCTTCAGACCAGAGAAGCGACTTCCGAAACATCGTCACCAGAATCCCGGCCAGGACGCTCTGGCCCTGATGACGGGGAAGCCCTCGGAGAATGCGACTCTTTAAAGCCAAATGCGTTTCCTCCACCAGGCACACAAACAGCAGAAGATAGCGGATCGTCATCCCGAGCGTCATGACCAGCGCCTGCGGGACACGGATCACCTGCAGGGCGCCGAAAAGCGACGACCACCGTGTAGTCCACAGAAGGAGCAGCGTCCAGGAAATGGCTGTCGCCACGCGCAGGACGATAAGGCACGCTAATAAAAGACCTGCGGAGGTAATGGTGAAAGCCCGGGTGGGTCCAAAAGTGACCAGAGCAGGACCTGGCGTCACTCCTCCAAAAATGACGGGAAACACCATCAGGACCGTAAATAACGGGACGAAAAGCCACGTTTGCAGCAGAAGCCCTCCGAAAGGCAGCCTCGATAATAAGGATAGAACCAACGTCATGGCATAAAGCATCCCAAGGACGGACAGCTGATGGGTGAGCGTCACGCTGACAATAATGAATCCGATGGTGACCAGCTTCACTCGCGGATCGACTTTTTGGAGCAGCCCTTGACGCGCCGCGAATCGCTCGGAGTTCTCCAGAGTCCGGAAAAAGCTTTCAACCCCGGACAACGTTTTATCGATAAAGGAGTGCGTCCCGATCATCCGGTCGGAGCCGGGAGCGCTGGACTCGTTTTTGGCAAGCCATTCAGGAAGCATCGCGTTTTCCCTTGGTCAGCCATTGTCCCAGCAGCCATGTAAAAAGAAGAATGATGCCGACACCGGCCAGCGCTGATAACAGATAGCCCAGCATCGGGTGTCCAGCGCTTGACGTGACGGGGACCGAATAATCCGGCATTTTCGCATTCCACATCGTTCCCAGGCGTTGGAGCTCTTCTGGTGCAAATCCAAGCAGTTTTTTCAGTTCCTCGGCGCCCCATTCCCCCCAGGCCGTTCCTTTGGCCACCATCCCGAGCGGCGTGGCCAGCGTGAGCACTACTAAACCGATCATCAATCGTGTTGTCGTTTTCATGAACGATCTGAACCCAAAAACACAGCGGGATCTGTTCGAAGAAGATAGGCGACGACCACCGCTGTAAGAACCCCTTCGATCCACCCAAAAAGGAGGAGATGCTCCGTCAGCATGACCGGAACGGTCACCTTCAGCGAGTAAGGGCAGTACAGCGGGGTGCCATCCAACCGGTGAGCCAATCCGGGCTGCACCCCCAACTCAATGGCCGTGCTCAAAGCGGCCAGGTTTAAGGAAAGATATCCGGCGAGTCCCGCGGCCCAGATGCGGCGTTTCCCGTTCCGAAACGCCCGCCAGGAACAAAGGCGATAAATCGCATATCCCGACAACGGCATCAGGACAGCCATGTTAAAACAATTCGCTCCGATGGCGGTGATGCCGCCGTCTCCAAAAAGAAGCGCTTGAACAATCAGCGCGATGGAGGTGGTAATCATGGCGGCCCAGGGTCCCAGAACAATCGCCACCAGGGTGGCGCCAACCGCGTGTCCGGTGGTTCCGCCGGGAGCCGGGATATTGAACATCATGACAACAAAAGAAAATGCCGCGCCGATCGCCAGGAAAGGCACCTGTCGCGCGGCCAACGTCCGGCGGAGCTGCCGTGAGGCCCAGGACCAGACCGGGATCATGACCGCCCACAGGCTGCCGTACGTTTGAGGTCCTAAATAACCGTCAGGGATATGCATAAGCTCGTTTCAAAACGATGTTACATATTTTGACGAAGTAAAGGTTAAGGGGGACGTAGTTGCAACTTTGCACGAGGCATCTCGGGTAACAAGGTGCAAAGTTGCAACTACGTCCCCTGATACGAACCTACGACTCAACAGCCAAAACAGTCCAATCGTTACACATTAAACGCATCTAATTATATATGCAAATCAGCGCTGACTCGATCGCGCACTTGCGGCAATTGACATTTTTTAACATCCCAGTTATACATGAGTATGAAGATGAGGGTGATTCAAGGAGTGTTCCTGGGCATCCTGTTTCTATCGGCGGGATCTCTGTCTGCCCAGGGGTATCGCGGGTCTCCCCGCATTTCCCGCGACTTCACCTACGAACAAGCGCTAAAATACGAAGCCGGTGTCGATAAAACTCTGACGCCAGCCAAGGCCTTCCGCTGGATGATGAATCTCATCGGCCATCCGATTCTCAGCGCTCCATCTTCAACCGAGTTCCAGCCGATTGTAGGTGTTCAAAATACAAAGGTCCGCATCATCGCGGCCTTCGCTTATAAATTCTGAATAAGCTGGTGGGCGAACCTAAAAAATAATGGCCCCGCCCGGACTCGAGCGCCACATCCGCCACACGACAGGCTGACCCGACCGTAGTGTGTCGGGCAACGGGCGCTCGCCCGACTGTCGTGTGTCGGGCGAACCCAAAATTATGGCCTAGGTGGGACTCGAACCCACACACCCGTTACCAGGTACGCGATTTTAAGTCGCGGCTGTCTACCAATTCCAGCACTAGGCCGTCGAAAGGATTGTATAAAACTACCATCAAATCCTTCCGCACGTCCGGGCCAGCGCGCGCAGGCGCCGCGCCAGTGGAGGGGTGAGCGCAGCCGGGCGAAGGCGCCATTCCCAATTCCCCTTGGCGATTCCCGGACGGTTCATTCGCGCGTCCGAGCCCAGCCCCAGGACATCCTGCAGGGGCACAATCGCGGTATTGGCCACCGACTGAAAAGCGGCACGGATCATATCCCAATGGATCTCACGGCCGTCGCTGTGCAGATACTGCAGCGCAAACGCGCGCTCTTTTTCATGCCCGCTGGCCTCGAGATGATGGAACCAGCCGGCGGTCGTATCGTTGTCATGCGTCCCGGTATACACCGCGGCGTTGGGCGGATAATGATGCGGCAGGTACTCGCACGCCTCCGGATCGCTTCCGAAGGCGAACTGCAGAACCTTCATTCCCGGCAAATGGAACTGATCCCTCAACGTTTTGACTTCCGGCGTGATCTTTCCCAAATCCTCGGCAATCAATTGAACCGGGCCCATCCGCCTGAAAATCGCCTTAAAAAAGGCGGCCCCGGGCCCGGGACGGTAGCTGCCGTTCTCGGCGGTCAACGCATTCCCGGGCACTTCGTAATAACGGACAAACCCGATAAAATGATCGATCCGGACGGCTTCAAAAAAACGGAATGTTTGCCCGAGACGCTCCAGCCACCATCGATACCCCTGGCGCTGATGCGCCTCCCACCGGTAATGGGGATTTCCCCACAACTGGCCCGTGGCTGAAAAATAATCCGGGGGAACACCGGCCACCACCTCGGGCTTCCCGTTCGGACGAAGCTTAAACAGGTTCTGATGGACCCAGACGTCCGCGCTGTCGAGCGAAACAAAAATGGGAACATCTCCGATCAGACCGACCCCCCGCTGGGAGGCATAGCGCCGGAGCGCCTTCCATTGCCGGGCAAACTGCCATTGCACAAACCGGTGGAATTGGATGTCCCGCGCCCAATCACGGCGCGCCGCGGCTAACGCTTTGGGATGCCTTTCGCGCAGTTCCGTTTCCCACTCCACCCATTCCTTCCCCGGGTGGTGGTACCGCAGCGCGGAAAAAAGGGCGTAATCCTCCAGCCAGAACGCTTCCTGCCGGCAGAAAGACTCGAACCCTCTCCGGGACGCAGCGGAGGACGCAATCGCAAACCGGTCAAACGCACGCCAGAGACAACGCTGCTTGATGTCCCTTGCCGCCTCATAATCGACTTTCTCGTGAGAAGGGCCATGCAGGGAAGCCAGATCGCTCGAATCCAGCCATCCATCCCTGGCCAGCAGCTCCGGGCTGATCAGCAGATAATTTCCGGCAAAAGCCGAGAAGGATAGATAGGGAGAGTTTCCTTTTCCCAGAGGACCGATAGGCAGGACCTGCCACCACCGTTGGCCGCTGGCCGCCAGAAAATCGGCGAACGCATAAGCCGCAGGTCCCACGTCACCAATGGCATACGGACCCGGCAAACTGGTCGGGTGAAACAATAAACCGCTGACGCGCTCTTGCAAAGAAGGCACTTTCGCGGTTTGTTTTTTAGGTTTTATTTTCTTCATGATCCGCACAGAGAGTACCAAAGAGACCCGCTGATGGTCTACCGAATCCGGAAGATGTGAGCCGGCATCAACTGCGGATCCAGTTGCACAAAATTATAGGCGCCGTGCCACAGGAACCGGCGATCGCTCAACAGATCATGGACTTCGTAGTGCTCGGGGAGCCCCCACTCCTGGACCGGCACCGTCACCACCCCGGATTGCATCCGGTGCGGATCGAGATTGACGACGATTAAGAGCCGGTTGGAGCGGTCCGGCGTGATCTTTCCATAAACCAGCAGGCTCTCGTTCTTAACCGGATGAAACGAGAGATTGGCGTTAAAGTGGAGCGCCGGATTCTCGCGGCGGATCCGATTGACGAGAGCGATCAGATCTTTGATATTCCCGTGGCGATCCCACTCCCAGCTCCGGATCTGATATTTCTCCGAATCCGCATAATCCTCTGTCCAGGGAAACGTGCGCCACTCGCCAAGCTCAAACGGCGGCCCATATATCCCATAACTGGCGGCCAGCGTGGCGGCCAGGATCAGGCGAATCTGAAAAGCGGGACGCCCCCCGGTTTGGAGAAACGTGTGAAGAACATCCGGGGTATTCACAAAAAGATTCGGCCGTAGATATTCTTTGACGTCGGATTGGGTCAGTTCTTGAAAATAGTGCGTCAACTCATACTTCGTCGTGCGCCAGATGAAATACGTGTAGGACTGAGAAAACCCGCATTTGGACAGATAGTGCATCACGCGCGGACGGGTAAAGGCTTCGGCCAGAAAAATCACGTCCGGATGTCGCTCATGGACTTCACGAATGAACCACTCCCAGAAGTGAAACGTTTTGGTATGGGGATTATCGACGCGGAACAAATGAACCCCCCGCTGGATCCAGAACAGCGTCACCTCTAGGAGTTCCTGCCAGAGCGACAGCCAGTCCGCGCACTCAAAATTTAAAGGATAAATATCCTCGAATTTGTTCGGCGGATTCTCGGCGCACCGGATCGAACCATCCGGTCGGCGTTTAAACCACTCGGGATGTTCCCGGACATACGGATGATCGGGAGAACACTGAAAGGCCAGATCGAGCGCGATCTCCAGCCCCGCGGCTTGAGCGGCGTTGACAAAATGGCCGAAATCCTCCAGCGTTCCAAGCCCCGGTTCAATCGCCCGATGGCCGCCCGCCCCGGAACCGATAGCCCAGGGGCATCCTGGGTCTTCGGGACGCGCCACGGGGGAATTGTTGGGCCCCTTTCGGAAACTTGTGCCGATGGGATGGACCGGCGGCAGGTAAAGCACATCAAATCCCATCCGGGAGATCTCCGGCAGGCGCGCCTCCGCCTCCCGAAAAGTCGCGCTGCGGGAAGGATCAGGCCCCGCCGAGCGGGGAAACAGTTCATACCAGGCGCCAAAACGCGCCCGTTCCGGCTCCACCACCAGAGGCAAACACCGGTATGTCGTGGATTGGCCCGGATCGACCCACGCCGCCAGCGTATACTCATAGGAACCTGGCCGATCCACGACGAAACGGCCTTCCCAGAGATCCAGCCCGGCATTCAGTGATTTCAAAGGTATTTCAGTCCAGGAGCCATCCTTCGAAAAGCGATAACGCAAAACAGCCGAAATCGGATCCGTCGAATACGTATGGATCACCGCCTGGACAACCACCTCGTCACCCGTACATCGTTTGATCGGGAAACGACCACCGTCGATTTCCGGCGTGACCTGCTCAATGATCACGCGATCCGGCAATTCAGAGGGTAAGGTCATATTTTCAAAGTTAGCTTACTAAATCCCGCAAAACACTGTAACTCATTAGTCTCTGGAAATACGTTCAATTCTTCTGTTGGCCTGGAGACCGTATCACAACTCGTCATCCCCGGCGGTCACTGGCCGGGGATCTATGAACAACGAATTACAATGATGGATTCCCCGCCAAAGACCGCGGGGAATGACGAAGTGTATCGTCATGATACAGTCTCTGCCCCAGGCCATTGCAGAACGTTGGTATAATGAAAAGGATTTTCTAACCATGCTCAAAGGAAAACCCTATTCGATCGGAATTGATATCGGCGGCACCAAGATTCTAGTGGCGCTGGTGGATAACGCTTTCCGGGTGATCTCGGAGATCAAAGCCAAAACCAAGCCGGAGAAAGGCGACCGGGACTTTCTGGTGTGTCTGTTCGAATCGGTCCGGCATGTTCTAAAAGACGCGGCTGTGGATCGCGATGAGGTGGTCGGCATCGGGGCCGGATGCCCGGGCCTGATTGATCTAAAAACCGGCCGGGTCAAGACGTCGCCGAACATCCCTTTTTTGAAGAACTACCCGCTGGCCCAACGGATCGCCGCGCTGACGAAACTTCCGGTCGTGATCGGCAATGACGTGCAGACCGGCCTCTTTGGAGAACATCAGTTCGGAGCCGCCCGCGGCTATCGCCATGTCGTCGGGCTGTTCATGGGAACCGGGATCGGCGGGGCGCTTATTTTAAACGGCCAGATCTACAGCGGCTCCAGCGGCAGCGCCGGGGAAGTTGGCCACCTCTTAGTGGACCCTCTGGGCCCCCCGTGCGGATGCGGGCGCCGGGGTTGCCTGGAAGCGCTGGCCGGACGGCTCGCGATTTCCGCGGAAGTCGCGATCGCGGTGGCGCGACAGAAAGCCCCGCATTTGGACATCAAAAACAGCGCAGATCTTCGAGGAATCAAGAGCGGCGCGCTGGCCAAAGCCATTCAGGCGGGCGACCGGGCGATTGAAGAGCTGATCCGCCAGAAGGCACGGCTCGTCGGTCTGGTGATGGCCAATTTGGTCAATACCTTGAATCCCGAAATCATTATTCTCGGAGGAGGCGTCGTGGAAGCGATGCCCCACCTGATCGTCCGGGAAGCCGAAAACGCCATGCGCGAGCAGGCCCTGCCGGCGCTGGCGCGGACCGTCAAAGTGACCGCCGCTAAATTGGGCGATTATTCCATCGTCATGGGCGGCGCCAAGCGGGCGGTGGATCGCTTCGGCGAAAAACACAGAATCGATCACCCCCGCTAAGCATCCCCGAGCCGGGAAAAGGAACACCGTTATGCCGGAAACATCCAGCGGAAAAGAAATTGTTGCTGTCATTGAAGTCGGGTCGAGCGCCATCCGTATGGTGGTCGCCGAAGCCGGACCCAAGTGGCAGATGCGCACCCTGGAAAATCTGCAGAAACCCATCTCCTTCGGGAAAGATGTCTTCACGACGGGGCGGTTGAGCCACGCCGCCATTCGCCAAGGCATCGAAATTCTGGAAAACTTTCGCGCGATCCTGGACGTCTACGGCGTCCGCCGCATGCACGCCGTGGCCACCAGCGCCGTCCGTGAAGCCGCCAACCGAGACAATTTCCTGGATCAGGTGTTCGTCCGGACGGGGATTGACATTGAAGTGATCGAAGGCGCCGAGGAAAATCGTCTCAACCTGATCGCGGTGGAAAACGCGCTGCAAGGCCGCACGGAATTCGACAAGAACAACTGCCTCATTATGGAAGTGGGTACCGGCAGCACGGAAGTCATCGGTACGATCGGCGGCGAAGTCGCTCTGACCCGCACGCTCCTGGTGGGCCCCGTGCGATTGCCCGATCAGGCGATCCTCGGGAAAACCGATTCCGCTACGCTCCAGCGTCTATTGAAGCGCCGCATCCACACTTTTGCCGAAGAGTGCTCCCGTGAATTTAACCTGAAAGAAATTGCCACCTTTGTGGTCATGGGAGCCAGCGTCCGGTTTCTGGCCAGGCACGTCCAGGAATCCACCGATCCGGTGGCGCCCCTGACGCTGCCAATCAAAGATTTCGGAGAATTCATCAAAAATATTTCCAAACTTTCGGCGGAAGAAATCTCCGAAAAATATGGAATCCCTTACTCGGAAGCCGAAACCCTTTATGCGTCTCTGCTCATCTATCTGGATTTCCTGAACGAAACGAAAGCCGACAAGATTGTGATTACCATGGTCAGCCTCCGGGACGGGTTGCTGCTGGAGCTGGCCCAGATGGTCTCCGGGTACAAGCGCACGGACCTGTCCCGCCAGGTCATCCATTCCGCACGTAAACTGGGCAAGAAATATCAATATGACGAACCCCACGCGTCAACGGTGGCGGCTTTGGCGGTGAAACTCTTTGATCTTTTGCATGAAGAGCACGGGTTGGGATCGCGCGAACGGCTGCTCCTGGAAGTGTCGGCGATTCTGCATGACATCGGGACCTTTATTTCGCCTTCGAGCCACCACAAACACAGCTTCTACCTGGTTTCGGCGGCCGATATCTTCGGGCTGCGAAAGATCGACAAAGACATTATCGCCAACGTGGTCCGTTACCATCGCCGTTCCCCGCCGAAAATGACCCATATCCCCTACATGTCGCTCCCGCGGGCCGAACGCGCGGTGGTCACCAAGTTATCGGCCATTCTCCGGGTGGCGGATGCGCTCGATACCAGCCACCAGCAAAAGTGCCGGGACTTTACGCTGGAACGGACCGGCGACACCTATATTCTCTGGGTCCCGGAAACGGTTGGCGACATCTCCCTGGAACGGCAGTTGCTGATCAAAAAAGGCGATATGTTCACGGATTTCTTCGGGATGGCCGTTCAGCTAAAACAAGGAATGCCAGCCACCGCCAAAACCTGACATGGAAAAATTCTTCAATCGTGAATCCTCCGCTCTGGAATTCAACGCCCGCGTACTGGCCGAGGCGATGGACCCGTCCAACCCGCTGTTGGAACGGCTCAAATTTATCGGCATCATCAGCTCGAATCTGGATGAGTTTTTCATGGTGCGGGTGGCCAGCCTCAAAGCCGCCCATGCCCCCCTGGATGAGGTCCGCACAAAAGCCCTGGGACTCACGGAAAAACGGAATGACTATTTTCTGAAAAC is a genomic window containing:
- a CDS encoding ROK family protein, giving the protein MIQSLPQAIAERWYNEKDFLTMLKGKPYSIGIDIGGTKILVALVDNAFRVISEIKAKTKPEKGDRDFLVCLFESVRHVLKDAAVDRDEVVGIGAGCPGLIDLKTGRVKTSPNIPFLKNYPLAQRIAALTKLPVVIGNDVQTGLFGEHQFGAARGYRHVVGLFMGTGIGGALILNGQIYSGSSGSAGEVGHLLVDPLGPPCGCGRRGCLEALAGRLAISAEVAIAVARQKAPHLDIKNSADLRGIKSGALAKAIQAGDRAIEELIRQKARLVGLVMANLVNTLNPEIIILGGGVVEAMPHLIVREAENAMREQALPALARTVKVTAAKLGDYSIVMGGAKRAVDRFGEKHRIDHPR
- the cbiQ gene encoding cobalt ECF transporter T component CbiQ; protein product: MLPEWLAKNESSAPGSDRMIGTHSFIDKTLSGVESFFRTLENSERFAARQGLLQKVDPRVKLVTIGFIIVSVTLTHQLSVLGMLYAMTLVLSLLSRLPFGGLLLQTWLFVPLFTVLMVFPVIFGGVTPGPALVTFGPTRAFTITSAGLLLACLIVLRVATAISWTLLLLWTTRWSSLFGALQVIRVPQALVMTLGMTIRYLLLFVCLVEETHLALKSRILRGLPRHQGQSVLAGILVTMFRKSLLWSEEIYGAMVSRGYAGRVVLLERRGLSGWDGTWVCLWMIGMVQLWRGIH
- a CDS encoding maltotransferase domain-containing protein, giving the protein MTLPSELPDRVIIEQVTPEIDGGRFPIKRCTGDEVVVQAVIHTYSTDPISAVLRYRFSKDGSWTEIPLKSLNAGLDLWEGRFVVDRPGSYEYTLAAWVDPGQSTTYRCLPLVVEPERARFGAWYELFPRSAGPDPSRSATFREAEARLPEISRMGFDVLYLPPVHPIGTSFRKGPNNSPVARPEDPGCPWAIGSGAGGHRAIEPGLGTLEDFGHFVNAAQAAGLEIALDLAFQCSPDHPYVREHPEWFKRRPDGSIRCAENPPNKFEDIYPLNFECADWLSLWQELLEVTLFWIQRGVHLFRVDNPHTKTFHFWEWFIREVHERHPDVIFLAEAFTRPRVMHYLSKCGFSQSYTYFIWRTTKYELTHYFQELTQSDVKEYLRPNLFVNTPDVLHTFLQTGGRPAFQIRLILAATLAASYGIYGPPFELGEWRTFPWTEDYADSEKYQIRSWEWDRHGNIKDLIALVNRIRRENPALHFNANLSFHPVKNESLLVYGKITPDRSNRLLIVVNLDPHRMQSGVVTVPVQEWGLPEHYEVHDLLSDRRFLWHGAYNFVQLDPQLMPAHIFRIR
- the cbiM gene encoding cobalt transporter CbiM, which produces MHIPDGYLGPQTYGSLWAVMIPVWSWASRQLRRTLAARQVPFLAIGAAFSFVVMMFNIPAPGGTTGHAVGATLVAIVLGPWAAMITTSIALIVQALLFGDGGITAIGANCFNMAVLMPLSGYAIYRLCSWRAFRNGKRRIWAAGLAGYLSLNLAALSTAIELGVQPGLAHRLDGTPLYCPYSLKVTVPVMLTEHLLLFGWIEGVLTAVVVAYLLRTDPAVFLGSDRS
- the malQ gene encoding 4-alpha-glucanotransferase, translating into MKKIKPKKQTAKVPSLQERVSGLLFHPTSLPGPYAIGDVGPAAYAFADFLAASGQRWWQVLPIGPLGKGNSPYLSFSAFAGNYLLISPELLARDGWLDSSDLASLHGPSHEKVDYEAARDIKQRCLWRAFDRFAIASSAASRRGFESFCRQEAFWLEDYALFSALRYHHPGKEWVEWETELRERHPKALAAARRDWARDIQFHRFVQWQFARQWKALRRYASQRGVGLIGDVPIFVSLDSADVWVHQNLFKLRPNGKPEVVAGVPPDYFSATGQLWGNPHYRWEAHQRQGYRWWLERLGQTFRFFEAVRIDHFIGFVRYYEVPGNALTAENGSYRPGPGAAFFKAIFRRMGPVQLIAEDLGKITPEVKTLRDQFHLPGMKVLQFAFGSDPEACEYLPHHYPPNAAVYTGTHDNDTTAGWFHHLEASGHEKERAFALQYLHSDGREIHWDMIRAAFQSVANTAIVPLQDVLGLGSDARMNRPGIAKGNWEWRLRPAALTPPLARRLRALARTCGRI
- a CDS encoding PDGLE domain-containing protein, whose product is MKTTTRLMIGLVVLTLATPLGMVAKGTAWGEWGAEELKKLLGFAPEELQRLGTMWNAKMPDYSVPVTSSAGHPMLGYLLSALAGVGIILLFTWLLGQWLTKGKRDAS
- a CDS encoding Ppx/GppA phosphatase family protein translates to MPETSSGKEIVAVIEVGSSAIRMVVAEAGPKWQMRTLENLQKPISFGKDVFTTGRLSHAAIRQGIEILENFRAILDVYGVRRMHAVATSAVREAANRDNFLDQVFVRTGIDIEVIEGAEENRLNLIAVENALQGRTEFDKNNCLIMEVGTGSTEVIGTIGGEVALTRTLLVGPVRLPDQAILGKTDSATLQRLLKRRIHTFAEECSREFNLKEIATFVVMGASVRFLARHVQESTDPVAPLTLPIKDFGEFIKNISKLSAEEISEKYGIPYSEAETLYASLLIYLDFLNETKADKIVITMVSLRDGLLLELAQMVSGYKRTDLSRQVIHSARKLGKKYQYDEPHASTVAALAVKLFDLLHEEHGLGSRERLLLEVSAILHDIGTFISPSSHHKHSFYLVSAADIFGLRKIDKDIIANVVRYHRRSPPKMTHIPYMSLPRAERAVVTKLSAILRVADALDTSHQQKCRDFTLERTGDTYILWVPETVGDISLERQLLIKKGDMFTDFFGMAVQLKQGMPATAKT